Proteins encoded by one window of Heliangelus exortis chromosome 5, bHelExo1.hap1, whole genome shotgun sequence:
- the PLD4 gene encoding 5'-3' exonuclease PLD4, whose product MMVKKALKIPLMFSKSSNMKLSVNNQTDVKMFQILGAILVLGLVLMAVYFMREDNRVDSKGKESVISFYEEVVEEEVLYGALPEATIIEHDTNRSNDSCSFELVENVPYDFAFEINSTAAKPLYLAWTKLLDMAQEKIHVASYYWSLTGKDINVNDSSSKQGEDILRRFERLLAENVSLYVAASVPTLARNSTDLKILEEKGAHVKKIDFGHLAGGVLHSKFWIVDMKHIYIGSANMDWRSLSQVKEFGAVIYNCSCLAKDLWKTFRTYWDLGHANATIPFPWPLNYSTHINKHQPLEVEFDGILTQTYFSASPPAFCPKGRTSDLSAILSIIRDAQKFVYVSVMEYFPTSRFTHPARYWPAIDNALRRAAFNYRVHIRLLVSCWTHSDPAMLHYLRSLRALNNPHAHISVDVKLFIVPVLNHTNIPYGRVNHNKYMVTDKVAYIGTSNWSEDYFTSTAGVGLIIKQNSTNMQRRQLPIQEQLKNLFERDWNSSYAVNLEDVQGQKDCRWRGRL is encoded by the exons ATG atggtgaaaaaagcattaaaaataccCCTGATGTTTAGTAAGTCCTCCAACATGAAATTAAGCGTGAACAATCAAACAGACGTCAAAATG TTTCAAATCTTAGGAGCAATTTTGGTACTTGGTCTTGTCCTGATGGCTGTTTACTTCATGAGAGAGGACAACAGAGTTGATTCTAAGGGAAAAGAATCAGTTATCAGCTTTTATGAAGAGGTGGTGGAGGAAGAAGTACTCTATGGAGCTCTCCCAGAAGCCACAATAATTGAGCATGACACCAACAGGTCCAATGATTCCTGCAG CTTTGAACTTGTGGAAAATGTGCCCTATGACTTTGCATTTGAGATAAATAGCACTGCAGCCAAACCCTTGTACCTCGCCTGGACAAAACTCCTTGATATGGCCCAGGAAAAAATTCATGTGGCTTCTTACTATTGGTCTCTTACTGGGAAAGATATCAACGTCAATGATTCATCCTCAAAGCAG GGTGAAGATATTCTGAGGAGGTTTGAGAGATTGCTTGCAGAGAATGTCTCTTTGTATGTGGCAGCAAGTGTACCAACTTTGGCTAGAAATTCAACTGATCTCAAGATTTTAGAGGAAAAAG GGGCTCATGTAAAAAAGATTGATTTTGGACATTTGGCAGGAGGAGTGTTGCATAGCAAATTCTGGATTGTAGACATGAAACACATATATATTGGTAGTGCAAATATGGACTGGAGATCTTTATCTCAG GTCAAGGAGTTTGGTGCTGTGATATATAACTGCAGCTGCCTGGCCAAAGACCTCTGGAAAACATTTAGGACTTACTGGGACCTTGGACATGCTAATGCTACCATCCCATTCCCTTGGCCTCTTAATTATTCTACCCACATTAACAAGCATCAGCCACTGGAAGTGGAATTTGATGGAATCTTGACACAAACCTACTTTTCT GCTTCTCCTCCAGCATTTTGTCCAAAAGGTCGCACCTCTGACCTCTCTGCTATACTCAGTATTATCAGAGATGCACAAAAATTTGTCTATGTTTCTGTTATGGAATATTTCCCTACCAGCCGTTTCACTCATCCAGCAAG ATACTGGCCAGCCATTGACAATGCTCTGAGACGTGCAGCTTTCAACTACAGAGTGCACATCCGACTTCTGGTCAGCTGCTGGACTCACTCTGACCCAGCCATGCTCCACTATCTGAGGTCCCTGCGTGCTCTCAACAACCCACATGCCCACATCAGTGTGGACGTG AAACTCTTCATTGTTCCAGTTCTGAATCACACCAATATTCCTTATGGGAGAGTGAATCACAACAAATACATGGTCACTGATAAAGTAGCCTATATTG GGACTTCCAATTGGTCAGAAGATTACTTCACTAGTACAGCTGGTGTGGGACTAATTATCAAACAGAATTCAACCAACATGCAAAGAAGGCAGCTGCCTATCCAGGAACAGCTAAAAAACCTTTTTGAGCGAGACTGGAATTCCAGCTATGCAGTGAATCTGGAAGATGTGCAGGGACAGAAAGACTGTAGATGGAGGGGAAGACtctga